Proteins from a single region of Nomascus leucogenys isolate Asia chromosome 2, Asia_NLE_v1, whole genome shotgun sequence:
- the CDO1 gene encoding cysteine dioxygenase type 1, with amino-acid sequence MEQTEVLKPRTLADLIRILHQLFAGDEVSVEEVQAIMEAYESDPTEWAMYAKFDQYRYTRNLVDQGNGKFNLMILCWGEGHGSSIHDHTNSHCFLKMLQGNLKETLFAWPDKKSNEMVKKSERVLRENQCAYINDSIGLHRVENISHTEPAVSLHLYSPPFDTCHAFDQRTGHKNKVTMTFHSKFGIRTPNATSGSLENN; translated from the exons ATGGAGCAGACCGAAGTGCTGAAGCCACGGACCCTGGCGGATCTGATCCGCATCCTGCACCAGCTCTTCGCTGGCGATGAGGTCAGTGTAGAGGAGGTGCAGGCCATCATGGAAGCCTACGAGAGCGACCCCACCGAGTGGGCAATGTACGCCAAGTTCGACCAGTACAG gtatacCCGAAATCTTGTGgatcaaggaaatggaaaatttaatCTGATGATTCTCTGTTGGGGTGAAGGACATGGCAG CAGTATTCATGACCATACCAACTCCCACTGCTTTCTGAAGATGCTACAGGGAAATCTAAAGGAGACATTATTTGCCTGGCCTGACAAAAAATCCAATGAGATGGTCAAGAAGTCTGAAAGAGTCTTGAGGGAAAACCAGTGTGCCTACATCAATG ATTCCATTGGCTTACATCGAGTAGAGAACATCAGCCATACGGAACCTGCCGTGAGCCTTCACTTGTACAGTCCACCTTTTGATACGTGCCATGCCTTTGATCAAAGAACAGGACATAAAAACAAAGTCACAATGACATTCCATAGTAAATTTGGAATCAGAACTCCAAAT GCAACTTCGGGCTCGCTGGAGAACAACTAA